The proteins below come from a single Balaenoptera ricei isolate mBalRic1 chromosome 17, mBalRic1.hap2, whole genome shotgun sequence genomic window:
- the RIDA gene encoding 2-iminobutanoate/2-iminopropanoate deaminase produces MSSLIRKVISTAKAPAAIGPYSQAVLVDRTIYISGQLGMDPASGQLVPGGVAEEAKQALTNMGEILKAASCDFTNVVKTTVLLADINDFNTVNDIYKQYFQSNFPARAAYQVAALPKGGRVEIEAVAVQGPLVTASL; encoded by the exons ATGTCGTCTTTGATCAGAAAGGTGATCAGCACCGCGAAAGCCCCAGCGGCCATTGGTCCCTACAG TCAGGCTGTGTTAGTCGACAGGACCATTTACATTTCAGGACAGCTAGGCATGGATCCTGCAAGTGGACAGCTTGTGCCAGGAGGGGTGGCAGAAGAGGCTAAACAA GCTCTTACAAACATGGGTGAAATTCTGAAAGCAGCGAGCTGTGACTTCACGAATG TGGTAAAAACAACTGTTTTGCTGGCTGACATAAACGACTTCAATACTGTCAATGACATCTACAAACAAT atttccaGAGTAATTTTCCTGCAAGAGCTGCTTACCAGGTTGCTGCTTTGCCCAAA GGAGGCCGTGTTGAGATTGAAGCAGTAGCTGTCCAAGGACCTCTCGTGACAGCATCACTCTAA
- the ERICH5 gene encoding glutamate-rich protein 5, giving the protein MGCSSSALNKAGDGSRPRSVTSNTYFSTTEESESCFVQPKPRTLGRESTLYGKVQKESLPRLEKPKISAVSTANGVKSLHEQPLAKDAADPPGSTEETQPLKGLKESGPPQPGGKDDTPGAGEKKDVEAVTEAQPFKGNAETEALGAEAESQPLRTAGERDSPGAVEGTENPQAAGEMTARGTAEKIPPLEAAREPQSQEALGTDEQSQLPETVPKEMESPEILEGSQLVETAEKQQLQETLGEDEQSQLLEMIPRENGTPEVSDRSQLMETAVKDDSLHKTPEGPGDMEQIQPERIVGNMEHPAGILETGANVETVRKIHANEEDQHDEGETGEEVETEMENEKVSEGAETKEEETGEAVGLSAAT; this is encoded by the exons TAACTTCAAATACGTATTTTTCAACCACAGAAGAAAGTGAGTCCTGCTTTGTCCAACCAAAACCACGTACACTGGGAAGAGAATCTACGTTATATGGCAAGGTACAAAAGGAAAGCCTTCCTCGACTAGAAAAGCCCAAGATTTCAGCCGTGTCTACAGCTAATGGTGTTAAATCCCTCCATGAACAGCCCCTGGCAAAGGATGCTGCAGACCCACCAGGATCCACAGAGGAAACTCAGCCTCTTAAGGGACTGAAGGAGTCTGGGCCACCTCAGCCAGGTGGCAAAGATGATACTCCAGGAGCAGGAGAAAAGAAGGACGTGGAAGCTGTGACAGAGGCTCAGCCTTTTAAAGGAAACGCTGAGACCGAAGCTTTAGGAGCAGAAGCCGAGAGTCAACCTTTGAGGACAGCGGGAGAGAGGGACTCTCCTGGAGCAGTGGAAGGTACTGAGAATCCACAAGCTGCCGGAGAGATGACAGCTCGAGGAACAGCTGAGAAAATTCCACCTCTGGAAGCAGCTAGAGAGCCACAATCTCAAGAAGCTCTGGGGACGGATGAACAGTCCCAACTCCCAGAAACAGTTCCCAAGGAGATGGAATCTCCAGAAATATTGGAAGGAAGTCAGCTTGTGGAAACAGCTGAAAAGCAGCAACTTCAAGAAACATTGGGAGAAGATGAGCAGTCCCAACTTCTAGAGATGATTCCCAGAGAGAATGGAACACCAGAAGTATCAGACAGAAGTCAGCTTATGGAAACAGCTGTCAAGGATGATTCGCTCCATAAAACTCCTGAAGGtccaggagacatggagcagatCCAACCTGAAAGAATAGTTGGAAACATGGAACATCCAGCAGGAATTCTAGAGACAGGGGCAAATGTGGAAACGGTCAGGAAAATTCATGCTAACGAAGAGGACCAACACGATGAAG GTGAAACAGGAGAAGAGGTTGAAACAGAGATGGAGAATGAGAAAGTAAGTGAAGGGgctgaaacaaaagaagaagaaacaggagaAGCTGTGGGTCTTTCAGCAGCCACGTAG